A genome region from Camelina sativa cultivar DH55 chromosome 10, Cs, whole genome shotgun sequence includes the following:
- the LOC104720437 gene encoding uncharacterized protein LOC104720437, which produces MEVNTREEYPYQDSSAWLVQYLDHQGDWLEKTRGNLVVAATVIAAMSFGVMVNPPGGVWQSDEDCSLQPLKTKTCNGMAVTSILEHNPSKRFFYLGMVISNLVSFSASMGIILLVVIGFRFRNRLIMATMVFFMVVAVLCTSAAFFFAAALVQHQDEFIKKILIFYLGFWVVLPVLILLIQLVRFLWWLIRFICCGFRRLRSTRQLLPLALTHVP; this is translated from the exons ATGGAGGTAAACACTAGAGAAGAGTATCCATACCAAGATTCATCTGCATGGCTTGTACAGTACCTTGACCACCAAGGCGACTGGCTTGAAAAAACAAGAGGAAACCTTGTGGTTGCAGCAACTGTCATAGCTGCAATGAGCTTTGGGGTAATGGTTAACCCTCCTGGTGGCGTTTGGCAGAGTGATGAGGATTGTTCCCTCCAGccgttaaaaacaaaaacttgtaaTGGAATGGCCGTAACTTCGATACTAGAGCACAATCCTTCAAAACGTTTCTTTTATCTTGGGATGGTTATCAGCAATTTGGTCTCGTTTTCTGCCTCAATGGGTATCATTCTCCTTGTCGTCATCGGCTTCCGATTTAG GAACCGGTTGATAATGGCGACCATGGTCTTCTTTATGGTGGTGGCGGTTCTTTGTACATCGGCGGCCTTCTTCTTTGCTGCGGCGTTGGTTCAACACCAAGATGAATTCATTAAGAAGATACTCATATTTTATCTGGGATTTTGGGTCGTGCTTCCTGTTCTAATACTCCTGATCCAGCTAGTGCGATTTTTGTGGTGGCTTATTAGGTTCATATGTTGTGGTTTTCGCCGACTACGGTCTACTCGACAATTACTGCCATTAGCTCTGACTCATGTTCCTTGA